The sequence CGAAGCCGCCGACGACGGCATCGAACACTTCGGCGGCACCGACAACATCCGCCATGTCGTGCTGGTGAACGTCCACGACGACAGCGTCGACTGGGGTTGGGGCTGGCGCGGCAGCGCTCAGTTCGTGGTGATCAAACAGACCAACGACTCCGACCGCTGCATCGAAGCCGACAACAACGAGAACAACTTCGACAGCACCCCCCGGGCGCAACCGGTCATCGCCAACATGACCTGCATCGGCAATCCTAACGGCAGCCAGGCAGTGATGCTGCGCCGCGGCACCGGCGCCAACATCGTCGATTCGGTGTTCGTGGACACCCCGGTCTGTCTCAAGATCGACGACAAGGAAACCTATGACAACGCCGGCACTCCGGACAACCTGACCGGCAAGCTGACCATCGAATACAGCTACGTCAACTGCCCCACCAACTTCAAGGACGGCAAAGGCGCCACCTTCTCAGTCGCCGACTGGTTCCGCGCCCAGCCCGGCAACGTGGAAGCCGATCCGCTGCTGGACGGCTATCTCCCGGGCGCCGGTTCGCCGCTCCTTACCGGTGGCGCAGGCGACAGCTTCACGATTACGGTGCCGGGCAATGACAGCACCATTCTCGGCACCACCTATATCGGCGCCGTCCAGGATGCCGAGCACGACTGGACCAAATACTGGACCACGTGGGAATAAGCAGGCTCCAACCTTTCTTCCAACCGCAGGAAGCATCTAGGCGCAAGGGATTGCGCCTCCTTTTTTAGTGAATGACGCATGAAACGAAGCATCGCCCGGTCTTTTCTACTCACGCTTTTGCTCGCTTCCCCTGTCTGGGCGGCCGATCTGGACCGCCTGGCTGAACGCCTGGCGAAACTGCGCGCTGAAGTGGATCGGCTGCAGCAGCAGATCGAACAGACGAAGAGCGAACACCACCAGCAGATGGATGCGCTAGGCGCGCAACTGGCCCAACTGGAGGCGGAAAAACGCCGCCAGCAACTTACCGTGGCCAAGTTGCAGCACGAATTGGAATCAGCGTTAGCCAAAATTCCCACCAACCGGGTAGAGGACGAAACCTTAAAGCCGGTTCTGGAGCAAGGCATTGCCGCACTGAAGGACTATATCCGCACCGGCCTGCCCTTTAAAACCGAAGACCGCCTGCAAGCGGTGGCGAAACTGGAAGGTCAACTCCAAAGTGGCAGCGTGCCAGCGAAGAAGCTGGCGAACCGGCTCTGGGCGCTCTTTGAAGACGAGCTGCACCTGACGCGGGAAAACGGCCTCTATCAGCAAATCGTCCCGATTGACGGTGACAGCGCCCTGGTGGACGTCGCCAAACTCGGCATGGTCATGCTGTATTTCCAGACGCCTGACGGCCGCTACGGCCTGGCCCGGCGCCAACAGGACGGCGGCTGGCGTTTTGAAACCCTCTCCGGCGGCGATGACCAAGCACGCATCGCCAAATTGATGGATTCGCTCCGTAAACAAATCCGCCAAGGCTATTTCGAACTTCCCAATCCGGGACTGACCCCATGAACATTAAAATTTTACTGTTTGCCTTCCTCAGTGCCTTCACCTCCCTGGCAGCGGCTGCCGAACCGCCGCCGGCGCCTGCTCCTGCGCCCAAAGCGGAAACCGGCCAAAAAATGGAAGAACCGGAAACCCTGGAGCAGGCCTATAAGCGGGAGTTCGCCTTTCTGGACACCCAGCGGCGGGAACTGCAGCGCCTGTTGCAGACACTGCAACACGACAACCAGCGCCAAAAAGCCCGCCTGACAAACCAGATCGACCGTCTGCAACGCCAGATTCTCGATCTGACGCTCGAGGCCAAGCGCCTTGAAGAGGCGATCCTGGAGGCGGAGAAACAACAGCAATCCCTGCAGGAAAACGCCTCCCTGCTGGAAATGACCCTGACCCAGGCAAAAACCAGTCTCAAAGACGCCGGATTGGAGGTTCCGGCGTTGGAAGGCAGCGATTCGGACAAACTGGGGAAATTGTTCTCTTTGGCCCGCGGCGCGCTGGACGAAGGCAGCCGCCTGCACCGACACGATGGGCATTTCTTTCTGGCAGACGGGCGCGCAGTGCAAGGCACCCTGATTTTCCTGGGAAATATCGCCGCCTACGGTTTGAGCGATGCTGGCAGCGGCATCCTGATCCCCGCCGGCAACGGTCACTTGAAACTGATCGACCAGCCTGGCGGTGCAGAAACCGCCAAAGCACTGGCCAACGGTGAGTCCCCCTCCTTACTTAGACTGTTTCTGTTCGAGAATCTGAACAAGGCGGTGGAGCTGGAACAGGAAAAAACCTGGAAACAGATCTTGGACGATGGCGGCCCTATTGCGTGGATCATTGCTGCACTTGGCGTCATCGGCCTGGTTTTGGCGCTCTTGCGCATGGCGATTCTGACACAAGCCGGCTGGGGTGGAAAATCCTGTCTCGGCAAAGTGGTGGACGCGGTGGCGCAGGGTAATCTATCCGCGGCATTGGCCACCGTCGAGAAGGCTTCCGGTGCCTATCCGGCCGTGATGCGGGCCAGTCTGACGCACTTGCATCTGCCGGAAGACGAATGGGAGATCGCCGTTTCCGACGCGCTGTTACAACAGTCGGTTCGACTTGACCGCTTTGGCAGTCTGATTCTGGTAG comes from Methylomarinovum caldicuralii and encodes:
- a CDS encoding MotA/TolQ/ExbB proton channel family protein, which produces MNIKILLFAFLSAFTSLAAAAEPPPAPAPAPKAETGQKMEEPETLEQAYKREFAFLDTQRRELQRLLQTLQHDNQRQKARLTNQIDRLQRQILDLTLEAKRLEEAILEAEKQQQSLQENASLLEMTLTQAKTSLKDAGLEVPALEGSDSDKLGKLFSLARGALDEGSRLHRHDGHFFLADGRAVQGTLIFLGNIAAYGLSDAGSGILIPAGNGHLKLIDQPGGAETAKALANGESPSLLRLFLFENLNKAVELEQEKTWKQILDDGGPIAWIIAALGVIGLVLALLRMAILTQAGWGGKSCLGKVVDAVAQGNLSAALATVEKASGAYPAVMRASLTHLHLPEDEWEIAVSDALLQQSVRLDRFGSLILVAAAVAPLLGLLGTVTGMIATFDVITRFGTGDPKLLATGIAVALITTQVGLIVAIPLLLLGNVLNGWAKSIKDNLEMAALELRETYKEHDSQSDSSGGDTAQNAAAARYAVSGA
- a CDS encoding DUF3450 family protein, translating into MKRSIARSFLLTLLLASPVWAADLDRLAERLAKLRAEVDRLQQQIEQTKSEHHQQMDALGAQLAQLEAEKRRQQLTVAKLQHELESALAKIPTNRVEDETLKPVLEQGIAALKDYIRTGLPFKTEDRLQAVAKLEGQLQSGSVPAKKLANRLWALFEDELHLTRENGLYQQIVPIDGDSALVDVAKLGMVMLYFQTPDGRYGLARRQQDGGWRFETLSGGDDQARIAKLMDSLRKQIRQGYFELPNPGLTP